The nucleotide window ATATATTCGAGAGATTTTGATGACGTATAACAGGCTGAAGATGTTTGGATAAGGCCTCTTCAGTGAGAACTTGGACATCTTCCCTTAGGTaagatgtttttcttttaagaaaaattttattcatcatctacacaccacacaccacatataTAGAGCATAGATTTCTTAAATGGACATACATAGAGCATGTGACGATCATCATCTACTTATTTATTCATGCTTAAGATGGTGCaactttatgtttttcttttcttttcattccaAGCAAATTGGGGTGACTTTATTTTCCGTTTCCGCTCCCAGATCCTGAGCCATAACCACGACCTTCACCATAACCAGAACCTTTACCAGAACCACTTCCTCTGCCAGAACCCTCGCCATAACCTTCACCATGTCCAGAACCAGAGCCTGAATCTTGATTGCCTCTTGATCCTGATCCGGCCCTTGACCCAGCGTAAGATCCAGCATATGAGCCTGCTTCTGACCCAGCGCCAGAAGAGCCTGATCCTGAGGCAGAGGCTGAACCTGACCCTGAGCTAGACCCAGAACCAGAGCCTGAGCCCGAGCCTGCACCACTTCCACCTCCAAGTCCAATGCCTAGCCCTGCACCAAGACCAATTCCAACGCCACCAAGGTTCAAGCCCAAGTCCTTTCTTGCCACTCGGCTTTCAGACACTACTGCTGAGGTTGAAATGAGTACTAAAGCAACAAGAGCAAAGCACTTCAAACTGCCCATGATTTGAGGCTAACTTGCCCAAAGAGCCAACAGTATATCAATCGAGCTAGGTTTGGAACACTGGGAAAAAATAGTGTATTCtaaaatttagcaatttgtgCTAATGTGTTTAATAAGTGTGAGGGGGATGGTGAGAAACAGGGCTATTTATAGTGATAGATAGCGAGGTTGGTGGAGCATATGAAGTGGTGAGCGAGTAGACTGGAGCAGCAAGAAGTGGGAACACAGGTGTGGCTTGCTTTATTATCACGAATTGTGATGAATTTGCCATTTGGGGCATTTTACTTAAAtctgattaaaaaattaagttggTGGATGCAAATGCATGCTGGGGTATTTGGGTGGAAATGAGTATGAGGAAGGTTAGAGAACAGAACTGATGTGATCAATTTTAAATGTCACCTGGGTAGCTAGGTGGAATATTGGGTGGACACAATAATTTTAGGATGGTGCCGACCCATTTACATTTTATTCCCCACTCACTCGTCATAGTGGAGTCTTCGTACAGGTGGCTCACAAAAACAAGATAAACTTCTGATCATTTCTTTCGGGGATCGAAAACATTATGACATCTATGTTGCGTAAACATGTTGGAGATGCAAGACAGTCGATgcaatatattattaagaaCAGAATGGCCGTGcatacagctagctagctagaaaattTTACAGCCGCTAGCTCCAGTTCTTTCTTTCGACAGATATCTCgaaactgcatgcatgcatgctcccTCCACGGCCttttattactttgttttttctttttcctttttggttttcGGATAACCATCATGCACGTAGAGTTTGAGGGAGCGATCTCATCTTAATTTCAAACAGCTAGCTAGCgcatagaaaataatatatatatatatatatatatatggctgtttaattaccaaaatattttgatgtttcggcTGTTGGTTGGTTCTAATGTAAATTTAATGGAGTTTTTCTATGGACAACCAGCACTTGCAACCGGAGGGGAATCGGCACTTGTCAAGttagtaaatatattaaaagacTAATTCTATATGTAATAGTGAAGTGTGAAAATGTGGCGTAaccgttttgaaaaaaaatgaaatttattattaaaaaattaattttttttatatgaattttatattttatttattttttttaaattaattatataataattatacaattcataattataaatatattttctcatattaaaaaaataaaaaacaaaacagaggaAAGGGGAAGAAAGAGGCTTGGATCTAGAAGATAAAATATTGGCCACACCCAGCATCATTTTGCAGCTTTGCCTGTATCTTCCCAGCAATGGCTGTCCTTTGGATCGTTATTTCTAATATTAGCCACACCTGCAATATCATTTTGCCTGTAACTGGCCAACAATGTCATCTTTTGGaaaatcatttccttttctctcattttcatcatttcttgaatttctttGCTAACTCTTACTAGTATGATAACGTGGACTTTCTTTGCATTTGGCTTGGGttttcatatgatatatacTAGTTAATTACAGAGAATAGGGCACTGAATTTTGACCATATCTTGTTGCTCTATCTGAAAGTTCATTTGAATGTTGGCGTCCAGAAATTAACCGTGGCCTTGTAAGTGACAAGAAATGGGGGGAAACGCCGTATTTTAGCCGCCCAAACCCATTTCTGCAGAGCATTTCGAGTGAAAGGAAGAAGACCACCTGACTGAAAAATGTCAAATCTCATTACGACTGCAGAGCATTTAGATTGAAAGGAAGAAGCTGACcattctcctcctccttcctcttccAATCTCATGTGGTACCTCAACCATTTGTGCTTCGACGAGGAACCCACTTGACCAtgaatttttctagatttttattcctttttttttcttccatatgaAAATTTCTTCTCTAATTTTTGGGTACTAGTTGTTGTCCGCTTTATGGGTTCTGGAGAACGAAAGAGCTCTGGAATGATCGGAAGAAATGGGGGGAATCGTTCGTGTGGGGGAAGATGAAAGAATGGAAGTCTGAAATGAGGGGAAACGGCTTCGTTTTGGGCAAAAAAGAAAGTGGTGTCGTTTTCATTCTTCCATGTGGGCCGCGGCTTTTCCACAGTTCCCCTAGGCGGCGGTTACGAATAGTTTTTCGGTTTTCTCTTATTATGGACACAAAACGCTAAACCTTATGGGCCTGTTTTCAACCCTAGTATTGCTAGTGGGCTACcgttacatatattaaaagatgGGCTGCTTTTCTTTCCATAAGTCCCAAAACGGCTGACAATTTCGTCGTTTAACTACAGCCAGAAAAATCCCCATCTCCGTACCAGACCAGACGTCGGCAGCTATTTCCTCCGGTTTCTGCAGACTCTCTCAATCTGATCACCGCCAACGTCTCCATTTATCCCATTCCCCAAACCAAATACGACCGCTTGTTCGTATTCTATTTACTCGATTACCCCCTGCCCAGCACTGCACCTTGTAcgtatctctctttctttcgaCACTAATTCTTGTTTTGGCTCGTTTTCTTCttgtgatcttttttttttttcttttgtttctcttgattttattttcctttgattttgggtttggatttCGTTATCGTATTTCCTCTTCTGGATTATCTTTATCTGATATCACCCATGTTATCTGATCAGTCAATTTGATTTTGGCTCGCATTTGCATAAAGATGCGTGCTTGGGAAGCTATTAAGCTCACCAAGTATTGGCATCATCGTGTTAATTTAGTGTATAATCTTCGTGAAATATGCCAATTACCCATAAGCTCATTTCAATCATTTCCTGTCCGATATAGAAGTTTTGGGTGTTCAGAGTCATCAACTCCTATACTTCTTTGTAATCAACTTTCTCTCTGGGATTTGATATGTAGGTATACTCCGGTTACAGGATTTGTCTGTAAATTTCTCTGGCCGCACGTATTATCTTCCTGCTGCCCTCTTTTTGTGATAAACTCGTATGATTGGGAATGCCAGACATTATTGTACTCCGTGCTCTGCACAGCAAGTAAGAGATTGTTGGGAAGTGGCGTTTTTGGATAATATCGACCTACTCTTCTTGAGATTTAATCATTACTGGCTGATGGCAAAAATTTTCCCTACTTGGGAAATACTCTACCTCTTCCTAAAGTTCAGTGCTTTAAGTATTTAGAAATATGAGTAGAATCCACTTAACTGTTCAGGTAGGGCATCTGTCTAAGAGACAGCTTCTGTTTGACAATAAGgcggaaaaaaaaggaaggagagAGACTGTGTGCATATGATTTCATTTTTACAATCGAAGAAAATTCAGCTGAAAGTGATATTAATTCAGATaatttggaaattttattttacttttgagTGTTTCAATCACGTTGTGGAGTGACTTTTACATTACAAACAGACAGAAGTCAGCTCTACGGCTTTAGAAAGAGCATGGCTGCTGCCTACTTGTTGTGAGTAATCTAAGTGGTTTACGTAGATATGGATGGACCTCTATACTCTTGGCTGGGATCATGTTCAGCTTGAATGTGAAGCACGATACACATATTGCTAACTTGTTACTGTGAGTAAAAATGATGGTGCAAGTGAATAATATGTGCccatttagaagaaaaataataataatacgtTCCCCCCAATTGGGAAGAAGTTGGCAATGGTAGTTTATGGGGGGTTTATAGCAAAATATCAGGGCAATATAATtagttatgcattttttttatacagttACTATAATAGCAAtaaatttaaagtatttaaCGGCAGCAATGACTGCAGCAAGGTCATAAACTGTCTTACAACTTTCCAGTCATCAGCGTCTAAAGGAAGATGTCTTTTTTGACTTTCATCCAATAGGAGCAAAACTATTCCTTTCGGATGACATCTGCAATTAAAATTTACAGGTGGTTATCTAATGGAATGGAGCATATTTCATGTGGGTGATTTTTAGGCTTTTTAAGTCAAATGCATTAATTAGAAGGGAATATAAGTTGGCCAATCATATTAGAAGCTTTTATCTCCAGCTCGCTAATGATTTGCTGATAATGCAAATATTCAAGGATGCTCATAGTTttttaacacacacacacatatatatatatatatttataactcaaTCTAGTTAATCTGTTTGGAAATATTGCTATTGCATTGTGatctttgtaatattttcatgtgTTGCCGATTTGTCTGGGTAATCCTGTTAGTTAGCTTTGTGGGCTGTCTGGTTCTCTCTCTTAAGTTTTAAGGAGGGCCTGAATTTTAGCTTGATCACTTGTTTTATAGGTTTGATCACTTGTCTCGATAAAAATGCAGATAGCTGCACCTTAGGACTCTGATTTTGTAAATCATAGTTGATGTTTGCCCTGGTCTGAGTGGGTCTTCTTACAGATGGCTGCAAGAGGACAAATTCCACCAGCTTTTGAACGACATCCTGTCCAGGCTTCAGGAATGATCCGGCATGGTCCATTTCCTGGATTGTTTACTGCTTCTGGGCAGCGCCTATTGGAGCCACACCCTCCTTCTGAACTGTTGGAGAATAAAATTGCTGTTCAGGCAGCTGAAATAGAAAGACTTGCAGGGGAGAATCGTAGGTTGGCAGCCACTCATCTGACTTTGGAGCAGGAGCTTGTTGCTGCTCAGCGGGAAGTGCATAGAATCAGTGACCACATAAGAAGCATCCAGAGGGAGCATGATATACAGAACAGAATTTTGCAggataagatgagaaaaatgcAAGAAGATATTAAAGCTGGTGAGAGTGTGAAGAGGGACCTGCAAAAGGCCCACATGGAGGCTCAGAACTTAGTTGCTGCTGGACAAGAGCTGACTGCCCATGTTCAGAAGGCCGCTCAGGAATTGCAGAAAGCCGAGATAGATGTAAAGCATATACCAGATTTTCATTCTGAACTTGACAGTTTGAGGCAAGAACACCAAAGGCTGCGGTGAGTCATGCTCTAAGTATCTTTCATGGATGTTTCCTGAAAAGACCTTACTCATGCATGTAAAGCAAAGAAGTCCTTACTAAATGTAATTTAACAATATTCTAACAAGGTGTCAACTCGCTAATAATTGAATTGCAATAATGCAGCCTTGTACTTAATATTTGGATTATCAGAATCCAATGATTCCAGTCATATCTTGAAGATATTCCTGATTGCTTGTGCCCATTGGAATAAAAATGTGGAATGAAATCGTTGTTTCTTAAGCCTCTCAACTCAAGTTATATTTCTCTGCACAGACCCTTTAGTCATGCTATGTGGATTGATGGAAGGGTAATGAAGCTTatagacaaaaatattttagataccGAAGAATCTTCTCCaccttatttttcattttgaatctACATAGTGTTTTAACATGGACTGATAATTCTGAAAATCTGTTGTTTGGGTGAACAGTACTACATTTGAGTATGAAAAAGGAATTAACATAGAGCAAGTGGAGCAACTGCAAGCAATGGAGAAGAATCTAATTGGAATGGCAAGAGAATTGGAAAACTTGCGTGCCGAGGTCTTGAATGCTGAGAATAGAGCACTTGGTAACTTTTCTTGCCTGTATATATGATGGTCTCAGTAGCAGATAGTTTCTTTAGATGTTCGTTTCTAACGCCTGTGTTGAAATTGCATGAATAGCCCCAAACCTATGCGGTGGTAGTTATATGAATCCAGATTCGTCATACCCTCCTCCTATAAGAGGTGCTGGCACCTATGTTGACGGCTATGGAAGGCCTCTTGTTCAGATGGATGTTGGGCCAGCGGGAGATGGGATGATTCCTTATAGCACTGGCAATGGAGCTGCTAGTGGTGCTGCTGTTGGTGCATCTGTCCCTAGTGCTGGAAGTGCCTCTGTCCCAGGAGGAGCATATGATCCCTCCCTTGCGCAGAGGTGAATAGGAAGAAGCTGGCATTAGAGATTTTTCATAAGTTTTTCTGTCTTCTTTGGCAATTTGTTGGTTTAGCAATGTGAAGATCGCTTTAAAAACTGTAGATTAGAGCCCTCTTTCACAGAATTATTTGTTCTCGTGCTGCCTTTTCATATGTATGCAACCTTATGGGTTGACGAGAAgtttgttcttctttctttgatCTTGAAGTAATGAATTGACGGGACTGGAGGACTCGAGTTTGAAGTACCCAAATACAAGTCGGAAATTACTCGAATCCTATGAACTTGATTTAGatcccgtttggatgttgagtttatctcaactctcatctcaatatttaaacaccACCcgaatataaatactttttaatttcaaatcttaattttttcatttaatcattaaaactttctcaaacttcaaaataaaacacaaaacacaattaaaaaattatattataataatattttaattttataatatttttattcaatttgttctctattttttaaaattttataaaacatcttaactcaaaccatttaattattgttaacatatttctaatttcattttattctgCAATTGAACTTActaatttgaaggaaaaatttATTGTCACAGTCACGTGACATCTCATCCttctgtttgttttttgtttttaatattgtataataaacaTCGTCGTCTTCACAATTCTATGCCATTTGATTCTTGATCGACCACTCCCAATTGTTTTCCACTATACACGATGTTTCACATTCAAACGGCACCAGTTTAGGTGCTCAATGTTTctacttaaaaagttaaaatcatggTGAAATGAATTAGAGGATGCTGGATTGAACTCTGACCATTACTGGAGCTTTCTCGACTTTGTGCTATGCATGGTTCCGTGATAACTTCTAGTTAATGATAGTTATGTATTCATATAACATAGTTAGTTACATAAATATTGTAACACAACCAttgaaacatggaaaaaatagaaatggaaGATATGACTCACTTTGACGGGAGCACCTCCAAAGAAAAATAGGCCAAGGaaaaagtaagatttttttatattaaatttcaaATGTCATTACAGGTAGTTCCTTGTGACCATATACCACTACTTTGCTTTTACTAGACCTTGAACGAGCCCATTACAtcataaagtaaataaagaaacaaaccaTAAAATTACCCAGGTCTAGCCATTACGAGCCCAATCCCTCACAAGACCCACTTCACGTAATAAAAGACTCAACAAACTCCACTTAATAAAAGACTAAAAGACCCAACAGATGGCCCACAACCTTCTTAgactaaaaaaatagaaagtaaaCTAAAGACATAGATGGTTGAACACGTTGACTTAAGTGAAGTCACTCCATGCATAAGAAGCTTATGGCCTTCCTCCCCGATTCTCATTTCCCTTTCGTATCACTGTGCAAACCCTAGATCGTATTCCTTCACAACCCACGTCCAAGCTTGTTACACTGCTCCTCCTTTTAAAACATCATGCCCACAAGGTGGAGAAATGTACTCTTCAGCCTTGAGCATGGTTCCCACATTGCTTCTTCTTCAGAATGTC belongs to Juglans regia cultivar Chandler chromosome 8, Walnut 2.0, whole genome shotgun sequence and includes:
- the LOC109000966 gene encoding glycine-rich cell wall structural protein 2-like codes for the protein MGSLKCFALVALVLISTSAVVSESRVARKDLGLNLGGVGIGLGAGLGIGLGGGSGAGSGSGSGSGSSSGSGSASASGSGSSGAGSEAGSYAGSYAGSRAGSGSRGNQDSGSGSGHGEGYGEGSGRGSGSGKGSGYGEGRGYGSGSGSGNGK
- the LOC109000963 gene encoding protein FLX-like 4 isoform X1; the encoded protein is MIGNARHYCTPCSAQQMAARGQIPPAFERHPVQASGMIRHGPFPGLFTASGQRLLEPHPPSELLENKIAVQAAEIERLAGENRRLAATHLTLEQELVAAQREVHRISDHIRSIQREHDIQNRILQDKMRKMQEDIKAGESVKRDLQKAHMEAQNLVAAGQELTAHVQKAAQELQKAEIDVKHIPDFHSELDSLRQEHQRLRTTFEYEKGINIEQVEQLQAMEKNLIGMARELENLRAEVLNAENRALAPNLCGGSYMNPDSSYPPPIRGAGTYVDGYGRPLVQMDVGPAGDGMIPYSTGNGAASGAAVGASVPSAGSASVPGGAYDPSLAQR
- the LOC109000963 gene encoding protein FLX-like 4 isoform X2 yields the protein MAARGQIPPAFERHPVQASGMIRHGPFPGLFTASGQRLLEPHPPSELLENKIAVQAAEIERLAGENRRLAATHLTLEQELVAAQREVHRISDHIRSIQREHDIQNRILQDKMRKMQEDIKAGESVKRDLQKAHMEAQNLVAAGQELTAHVQKAAQELQKAEIDVKHIPDFHSELDSLRQEHQRLRTTFEYEKGINIEQVEQLQAMEKNLIGMARELENLRAEVLNAENRALAPNLCGGSYMNPDSSYPPPIRGAGTYVDGYGRPLVQMDVGPAGDGMIPYSTGNGAASGAAVGASVPSAGSASVPGGAYDPSLAQR